The region AACTgaaataaccaaaccaaaaccaaaactaaattcatgtttatatatctcttaaatttaaaaaccaaaaactacaaCTGGAATcgaaccaaaaactaaaaaggtTGGAACtggagcaaaaaaaaaaacattcatgtctaaacatatcaataaaaaaacaaacgGATTAATAAATTTcttgacaaaaaataatttccCAATTTAGAAAGCACAGATAATATTGGAAATCTGGAACCAAGCAAGCAACTATTAACAATCTTAAGATTATGGGCCACTTAAACAGGCCCATGTATAGAGAAGGGCCATTGAAACGATTGCTTCACCCACCTATTATATCATCCAAACAGACCCGAGATTCGACGGGAAGGTAAGAAGCAAAAACCAATTCAGAGCAGAAAAACGTCAGTTGAGTTTGAatctcgagagagagagagagagagagcaaagacGAAGAAGAATGGATCCAGAGCAACTCGACGAGTTCGTAATGGGCTACTTGAAGAAGAAAGGTTTCAACGGCGCAGCTAAACAGCTCCAAGAAGCTctccacaacaacaacaacaacaatggtactggcagcagcagcagcttcaATTCCACCGATTACCATAACGATCCTGAGCTCACCAAGCTCATTCGCTCATTCTCTCAGTACATCTCTCTATCTCCCTTTGATTATGTTTCAATTCGAATTTCGTTTtttgggaaattagggtttttaattgCTTTGTTGATGCAATTTGTTTAGATCAGAGAATGATCCAACGAGGTACCGTAATGGTTACAGCAATCTTAGGTCGTGGGCTTATAACTCGTTGGATCTTTATAAAGTCAGTATCTTTTCTCCCTTTGTCTGTTTTATTTAGTCTCATTTTGTAACTGATGAGCTGCTTCGAATTTGTAGCATGAATTGCTCAGAGTGATGTATCCAGTGTTTATTCATTGTTACATGGATCTCGTTGGTAAAGGGCACACTCAAGAAGGTACCTTTCAATTATACAAGGATTAGCTTTCAATTTTTTAAGTATTAGCTTCACATGGGATGCATTTTACTTGTCTTCCAGCGAGAGCCTTCTTTAACAGCTTCCGCAAAGATCATGAAATGATACATTTACGGGATCTTCAGAAGCTGGAAGGCGTTCTTGTTCCTTCTCATCTAGAGGTTTTTAAGCTAACCTTATAATGTTGATAGTggatttatttttctctttttcctaTTGCAACTGTCTTATGACCTTGGTGCACTGCTTATCAGGAGATGGAGTTTGCTCGTTCTCTTAGACAAAGCAAGGTCAACATCAAGATTTGCCAGGTAAACGAAGTTTGAAAATGACTACTAGCTGTTACAGGCAAATGCTTCAAGGTTTCTGGTCTGATTTTGGATTCGGTGGCCGCAGAATTCTAACGTGCTTACTGAATGTTGCAGTATTCATATGATCTGTTACTTCAGTATCTACATAGGACGGAATCTACTTTAATGCTTGGTATTATTAACGAGCACATCAATTTCCAAGGTAATTATGTTCCTTTCTCGTGTATatgctaaaatatatatagcagATTTCTGAGTAGCATGCTGAGTCCACTTTTGTCGTGGGTCATTTGTTGCAGTCTACTCGGGACAGCCAAACTCCTCATCTGATGACATAGACGCCGTCACAATTGTTGGGAGTTTTCAGGAGACAGCTGATCACGTCAATCAAAAAGAAATACAGTGGGGAGTACGTATTTTCTTAAAGcttctttttattctttattcGGGAGGGGTATACCTCATCCCAGGGAGGATATTATATTTGCATAGTCGTTAACTacaatgtgattttttttctattatagtTGCTTGAAGACTCGCTCGAAGATCGCCTTGAGAAGACGGGAAGCCTACTGACTGATTCTGAGAAGGGACAAGGAGAAAGTAAAGACGGGGACGTTGATGATAGTAATAAGGTGATAAGTAGCTTCAACTTGGATCAATAATTTCTGAACTAAAAATCCCATATTTACTCGTCAGTTGGTACCGTGTTCAGAAAAGATCCACCGAAATTGGAAAGCAAGGCTCTTCCTTAAAAAAGTTAAAGAAGGACAAAGCAGGAAATGCAACAGCAAAAGTTGCACGTCAGGAGACCAGCACGGTGTCGCCGGCCCCACGTGTAAAATCAGAACTTGCCTTGCCAGTCATGTACTTTCGAATCCCTTCATTTATGTGTTAGGATTTTATGGAAGAGTAATGAACAGGCAATATATATGGACGATGCATGACTGATTATAGATAACAAATATAGTAGCTGTGAAAAACTTAACTACTGTAACTTAGATATTTTTTCTATCTCTATGTTCTTTATGTTAGGTCAACGGATGTTGAGGAATCCATCCTTGAAGACCTGAGAAACCGTGTGCAGCTGAGTAGTGTCGCAATGCCATCTGTCAGCTTTTATACGTTTGTTAATACTCATAACGGGTAATGTCGTATCTCCTCGTAATGTTTTAGTGCTTGTTTTGCAACATGTTACTCACTTATTAATTGTCCTCCAGGTTAAACTGTGCATCTATATCTCATGATGGTTCTTTGGTTGCTGGTGGGTTCT is a window of Raphanus sativus cultivar WK10039 unplaced genomic scaffold, ASM80110v3 Scaffold2214, whole genome shotgun sequence DNA encoding:
- the LOC108823544 gene encoding transcription initiation factor TFIID subunit 5, whose product is MDPEQLDEFVMGYLKKKGFNGAAKQLQEALHNNNNNNGTGSSSSFNSTDYHNDPELTKLIRSFSQSENDPTRYRNGYSNLRSWAYNSLDLYKHELLRVMYPVFIHCYMDLVGKGHTQEARAFFNSFRKDHEMIHLRDLQKLEGVLVPSHLEEMEFARSLRQSKVNIKICQYSYDLLLQYLHRTESTLMLGIINEHINFQVYSGQPNSSSDDIDAVTIVGSFQETADHVNQKEIQWGLLEDSLEDRLEKTGSLLTDSEKGQGESKDGDVDDSNKKRSTEIGKQGSSLKKLKKDKAGNATAKVARQETSTVSPAPRVKSELALPVMSTDVEESILEDLRNRVQLSSVAMPSVSFYTFVNTHNGLNCASISHDGSLVAGGFSDSSIKVWDMAKIGQAGSGALQGESDTNDQVAGPNSRRNYTLLLGHSGPVYSATFSPPGDFVLSSSADTTIRLWSTQLNANLVCYKGHNYPVWDVQFSPFGHYFASCSHDRTARIWSMDRVQPLRIMAGHLSDVDCVQWHPNCNYIATGSSDKTVRLWDVQTGECVRIFIGHRSMVLSLAMSPDGRYMASGDEDGTIMMWDLSTARCITPLMGHNSCVWSLSYSGEGSLLASGSADCTVKLWDVTSSTKLTKAEEKNGNSNRLRSLRTFPTKSTPVHALRFSRRNLLFAAGAISKPTS